Proteins from one Chroococcidiopsis sp. CCMEE 29 genomic window:
- the metH gene encoding methionine synthase, protein MNSSFLSRLHSPDRPVIVFDGAMGTSLQKQNLTAEDFGGPQYEGCNEYLVHTKPEAVEKVHRDFLAVGADVIETDTFGGASIVLAEYDLADQAYSLNKAAAELAKRVAAEFSTPEKPRFVAGSMGPTTKLPTLGHIDFDTMQATFAEQAEGLFDGGVDLFIVETCQDVLQIKAALDGIEQVFQRKGERRPLMVSVTMEATGTMLVGSDITAALTILQPYPIEILGLNCATGPDRMAEHIRYLSAHSPFVISCIPNAGLPENVGGHAHYRLTPMELRMALMHFVEDLGVQVIGGCCGTQPDHIQQLAEIARTLKPKERQPSYEPAAASIYSAQPYDQDNSFLIVGERLNASGSKKCRDLLNAEDWDGLVSLAKSQVREGAHVLDVNVDYVGRDGVRDMHELVSRLVTNVTLPLMLDSTEWEKMEAGLKVAGGKCLLNSTNYEDGEPRFFKVLELAKKYGAGIVIGTIDEEGMARTAEKKFEIAQRAYNQAVEYGIPPYEIFFDTLALPISTGIEEDRANGKATIAAIRRIRQELPGCHIVLGVSNVSFGLNPAARVVLNSMFLHLAMEAGLDGAIVSASKILPLSRIEERHQEVCRQLIFDQRTFEGNVCVYDPLTELTTLFEGATTKRDRTADETLPVEERLKRHIIDGERIGLEEQLQKALEKYPPLDIINTLLLDGMKVVGELFGSGQMQLPFVLQSAETMKAAVAYLEPLMEKQDAGNNAKGTVVIATVKGDVHDIGKNLVDIILSNNGYKVINLGIKQPVDNIIEAYEQHKADCIAMSGLLVKSTAFMKENLAVFNERGITAPVILGGAALTPKFVHEDCQNTYKGKVVYGKDAFSDLHFMDKLMPAKAHDKWDDQLGFLDGLAATVEVSENGDKESLKDAEVVEVGTSTKPSEPAVVDTRRSEAVAVDLERPTPPFWGTKLLQPADIPLEEVFEYLDLQALIAGQWQFRKPKEQSREEYQAFLAEKVYPILEQWKQKIVEENLLHPQVVYGYFPCQSEGNSLYIYDPESMNCKDAKQRVATFEFPRQRSLRRLCIADFYAPVESDTIDVFPMQAVTVGNIATEYAKSLFDANRYTDYLYFHGLAVQIAEALSEWLHARIRQELGFGGEEPDNIRDILAQRYRGSRYSFGYPACPNIQDQYKLLDLLGSDRIHLYMDESEQLYPEQSTTAIVAYHPLAKYFSA, encoded by the coding sequence CTCCATAGCCCTGATCGCCCTGTTATCGTCTTCGATGGCGCAATGGGGACTTCACTGCAGAAGCAAAACCTGACTGCCGAGGACTTCGGCGGTCCTCAGTACGAAGGGTGTAATGAGTATCTGGTACACACTAAACCAGAGGCGGTGGAGAAAGTTCACCGAGACTTTCTAGCAGTTGGGGCAGATGTGATTGAAACTGATACCTTTGGCGGCGCCTCAATTGTATTGGCTGAGTATGACTTAGCAGATCAAGCTTACAGCCTAAATAAGGCAGCAGCCGAACTGGCGAAGCGCGTGGCAGCTGAGTTCTCCACTCCAGAAAAACCCCGGTTTGTCGCTGGTTCAATGGGACCAACAACCAAACTGCCGACACTAGGACATATTGACTTTGACACGATGCAAGCGACCTTTGCAGAGCAAGCAGAGGGACTTTTCGACGGGGGTGTTGATTTATTTATTGTCGAGACTTGTCAGGATGTGCTGCAAATTAAAGCAGCACTAGATGGAATTGAACAGGTATTTCAGCGTAAAGGCGAACGCCGCCCACTGATGGTGTCGGTGACGATGGAAGCTACTGGCACAATGTTAGTGGGTTCGGATATCACTGCAGCGCTAACGATTTTGCAGCCTTACCCGATTGAGATCCTCGGTCTAAATTGTGCCACTGGACCGGATCGGATGGCAGAGCATATTCGCTATCTGTCTGCTCATTCTCCGTTTGTGATTTCTTGTATTCCCAATGCTGGTTTGCCCGAAAATGTTGGCGGTCATGCTCACTACCGCCTAACGCCGATGGAACTACGGATGGCGCTGATGCATTTTGTCGAAGACTTGGGTGTGCAGGTGATTGGTGGCTGTTGTGGTACGCAACCAGACCATATTCAACAATTAGCAGAAATAGCCCGTACTCTAAAGCCAAAAGAGCGGCAACCGAGCTATGAACCTGCGGCAGCATCAATTTACAGCGCTCAGCCCTATGACCAAGATAATTCATTCCTGATTGTAGGTGAGCGGCTGAATGCCAGCGGTTCTAAAAAATGCCGTGACTTGCTGAATGCAGAAGACTGGGACGGTTTGGTGTCGCTGGCTAAGTCGCAGGTGCGCGAAGGGGCGCACGTCCTAGATGTGAACGTGGATTACGTGGGACGTGATGGGGTGCGAGATATGCATGAACTAGTGTCCCGTCTCGTTACCAATGTGACACTACCGCTCATGCTCGACTCTACAGAATGGGAAAAAATGGAGGCGGGGCTGAAGGTGGCGGGGGGTAAATGCCTGCTGAACTCAACCAACTATGAAGACGGGGAACCCCGGTTTTTCAAAGTACTGGAGTTGGCTAAGAAATATGGCGCCGGGATAGTAATTGGCACAATTGATGAAGAGGGGATGGCGCGGACAGCGGAGAAAAAGTTTGAAATTGCCCAGCGCGCCTACAACCAAGCTGTAGAATATGGCATTCCTCCCTATGAAATCTTCTTTGACACCCTTGCTCTACCAATTTCCACAGGAATTGAAGAAGATAGAGCTAATGGCAAAGCTACGATTGCAGCGATTCGTCGCATTCGGCAAGAATTACCTGGATGCCATATCGTTCTCGGTGTTTCTAATGTTTCGTTTGGTTTGAACCCAGCGGCAAGGGTAGTGCTGAATTCCATGTTTCTGCACCTGGCAATGGAAGCTGGATTGGATGGGGCAATTGTTAGCGCTAGTAAAATCCTGCCGCTGTCGCGGATTGAGGAACGGCATCAGGAAGTCTGCCGCCAGCTAATTTTTGATCAACGCACATTTGAAGGGAATGTCTGTGTTTACGATCCGCTGACTGAATTGACTACGCTATTTGAGGGAGCGACAACAAAGCGCGATCGCACGGCTGATGAAACTCTACCTGTAGAAGAACGCCTCAAACGTCACATCATTGATGGTGAACGGATTGGCTTAGAGGAACAACTACAAAAAGCTCTAGAGAAATATCCCCCTTTGGATATCATTAATACCCTCTTGCTGGATGGCATGAAAGTAGTGGGTGAATTGTTCGGTTCAGGACAAATGCAATTGCCTTTCGTGTTGCAATCAGCGGAAACAATGAAGGCTGCTGTTGCTTATCTAGAGCCACTAATGGAAAAGCAAGACGCTGGCAATAATGCTAAGGGAACGGTAGTGATTGCCACGGTGAAAGGTGATGTCCACGATATTGGCAAAAACCTGGTTGATATCATCCTGTCGAATAACGGCTACAAGGTGATTAACTTGGGCATTAAGCAGCCGGTGGACAACATCATCGAAGCTTACGAACAGCACAAAGCTGATTGTATTGCCATGAGTGGTTTATTAGTGAAATCCACTGCTTTCATGAAGGAGAATTTGGCGGTATTCAACGAACGTGGAATTACTGCCCCAGTAATTTTGGGCGGTGCGGCGCTTACTCCCAAATTCGTGCATGAGGATTGCCAGAACACTTACAAAGGTAAGGTTGTCTATGGCAAAGATGCCTTCTCTGATTTGCATTTTATGGATAAATTGATGCCAGCGAAGGCACACGACAAATGGGACGATCAACTGGGCTTTTTAGATGGATTAGCCGCAACTGTTGAGGTATCAGAGAATGGGGATAAAGAATCACTAAAAGATGCAGAAGTTGTTGAAGTGGGTACCTCTACCAAACCGTCTGAACCTGCAGTAGTAGATACACGGCGTTCTGAAGCTGTTGCAGTAGATCTTGAGCGTCCGACTCCGCCTTTCTGGGGAACGAAGTTGTTACAGCCTGCTGATATTCCTCTAGAAGAAGTGTTTGAGTATCTCGATTTGCAGGCTTTGATTGCCGGACAGTGGCAGTTCCGTAAACCAAAGGAGCAGTCAAGAGAAGAATATCAAGCCTTCTTGGCTGAGAAGGTATATCCAATTCTGGAGCAGTGGAAGCAAAAGATTGTTGAAGAAAATCTGCTGCATCCCCAAGTTGTTTATGGTTATTTCCCTTGCCAGTCTGAGGGGAATTCTCTCTATATATACGATCCGGAGAGCATGAACTGTAAGGACGCAAAGCAACGAGTAGCAACGTTTGAGTTTCCTCGGCAGCGATCGCTACGTCGTCTATGTATCGCAGATTTTTATGCACCTGTAGAGTCGGATACTATAGATGTGTTCCCAATGCAGGCGGTGACTGTGGGGAATATTGCGACTGAGTACGCGAAGTCGCTATTTGACGCGAACCGTTACACAGACTATCTCTATTTCCACGGGCTAGCAGTACAAATTGCAGAAGCCTTGTCAGAATGGCTTCATGCTCGGATTCGGCAAGAGTTAGGGTTTGGTGGTGAGGAGCCTGATAATATTCGGGATATTTTAGCCCAGCGGTATCGGGGTTCTCGGTACAGCTTTGGCTATCCAGCTTGTCCGAATATTCAAGATCAGTACAAGTTATTGGATCTGTTAGGGAGCGATCGCATTCACCTATACATGGATGAAAGCGAACAGCTGTATCCCGAGCAGTCTACGACGGCGATCGTTGCTTATCACCCATTGGCAAAATACTTCAGTGCCTAA
- a CDS encoding YbjQ family protein, with the protein MILTTTDVIQGAVIEAYLGIVTAEVVYGSNALRDFFAGIRDIIGGRTGSYERVFERGQHDALAELEQRALHLGANAVLGIELDTGTINIDQSGVLLLITATGTAVKLR; encoded by the coding sequence ATGATTTTAACCACAACTGATGTTATTCAAGGAGCTGTTATTGAAGCTTATCTGGGCATTGTAACGGCTGAAGTCGTCTATGGTAGCAATGCTCTGCGCGATTTTTTTGCTGGTATCCGCGATATTATTGGTGGACGAACAGGCAGCTACGAGCGCGTATTCGAGCGGGGGCAGCACGATGCCTTAGCAGAATTAGAGCAACGAGCCCTCCATTTGGGAGCCAACGCTGTGCTCGGGATTGAACTTGATACTGGCACAATTAACATTGACCAGTCAGGCGTTTTATTACTAATTACTGCTACAGGAACTGCTGTTAAGCTGCGTTAA
- a CDS encoding tetratricopeptide repeat protein, with amino-acid sequence MQKRIVAISVSLIGLVAIEPPVSQAQVLVAQKSSSSPSSPYQRRQQLDKLLQEGRKLLDAGNFSGAISRYQQAAKFSPKNARIFSTIGYLQVRQGNLSAAAAAYRQAIALAPNHADFHYALGYCLGQLGDNVGAAAAYRRTTKLVGNHLNAYLGLGVVLFRQREYRGAMEAYQKVLAIDPNNASAYEVMGAMLMQQGRAEDALKAIQKAATLNPKNSDVFLSLANVWLNQGNITAGLMSLRQASQLAPNDVNIHLQMGAVLRRQNDFDGALQAYRRALSLRANLVEAQEAIGDILLIKQDLMPAIVAYRRVVQLSPQNAKAYFNLGIALHRRRQDKEAIAAISRALELYKQQGVRDGVRRAEALLRELGQLN; translated from the coding sequence GTGCAAAAGCGAATAGTAGCAATCAGTGTATCGCTAATAGGACTTGTTGCCATAGAGCCGCCTGTAAGCCAAGCTCAAGTACTAGTGGCACAAAAAAGCAGTAGCTCGCCTAGCAGCCCTTACCAAAGGCGCCAACAGCTAGATAAACTGTTGCAAGAAGGGCGCAAGCTGTTGGATGCAGGAAATTTCTCTGGCGCAATCTCCCGTTATCAACAAGCAGCAAAATTTTCACCTAAAAATGCCCGAATTTTCTCTACTATTGGCTACTTACAAGTTCGCCAAGGCAATTTATCGGCAGCAGCGGCGGCTTACCGACAGGCTATTGCGCTTGCTCCTAATCATGCGGATTTTCATTATGCACTAGGCTATTGTTTAGGGCAATTAGGGGACAATGTTGGTGCAGCAGCGGCTTACCGTCGGACTACAAAGTTGGTTGGAAATCACCTCAATGCTTACCTGGGGCTGGGAGTGGTGCTGTTTCGCCAGAGAGAATATAGAGGTGCGATGGAGGCATACCAAAAAGTTTTAGCGATTGACCCCAACAATGCCAGCGCTTATGAAGTGATGGGCGCAATGTTGATGCAGCAGGGGCGTGCCGAAGATGCACTCAAGGCAATCCAAAAGGCAGCAACACTTAATCCTAAAAACAGTGATGTGTTTCTAAGTTTGGCAAATGTCTGGTTAAATCAAGGTAACATCACTGCTGGGCTAATGAGCTTGAGGCAGGCTAGCCAGTTAGCTCCAAATGATGTAAATATACACCTACAAATGGGCGCAGTTTTAAGGCGCCAGAATGACTTTGACGGTGCTCTACAAGCTTATCGACGAGCTTTATCTCTACGAGCAAATCTAGTAGAAGCACAGGAAGCTATCGGTGATATTTTGCTGATTAAGCAGGACTTAATGCCTGCAATTGTTGCCTATCGTCGGGTGGTTCAGTTATCTCCCCAGAATGCGAAAGCTTACTTTAACCTAGGGATAGCGTTGCACAGACGGCGACAAGATAAGGAAGCGATCGCTGCTATCAGCCGTGCCTTGGAACTGTATAAGCAGCAGGGTGTGAGGGATGGTGTGCGAAGAGCTGAAGCCTTACTGCGGGAATTAGGTCAGTTGAATTAG
- a CDS encoding ABC transporter ATP-binding protein, whose product MTAAILLQNVRKVYNNFPVVNDLSFTIQAGEMFGLLGPNGAGKSTTIRMLTTLTKPTDGRIEVAGYDVVRQPLQVKQCIGVVLQQTSVDGDLSVWENMELHGRLHHIPNPQRQRLINQALEYVQLTERRDDLVKTLSGGMKRRLQIARALLHQPKILFLDEPTVGLDPQTRRRLWEIILDLNQQGMTMLLTTHYMDEVEYLCDRIGIMDGGNLISLGTLQQMRSAHGEGLVMKQVGERWEYLFFPTLEQANAYLDQQNDKMGMMVRPSNLEDIFVELTGRQLD is encoded by the coding sequence ATGACTGCTGCTATCTTGCTGCAAAACGTCCGCAAGGTTTATAACAATTTTCCTGTTGTCAATGACCTGTCATTCACAATCCAGGCAGGGGAAATGTTTGGTTTACTTGGACCAAACGGCGCTGGAAAATCGACAACAATTCGGATGTTGACGACGCTGACAAAACCTACAGATGGTCGAATTGAGGTAGCTGGCTATGATGTAGTGCGGCAACCTTTGCAGGTGAAGCAGTGTATCGGAGTGGTGTTGCAGCAAACCAGTGTAGATGGTGATTTATCAGTTTGGGAAAATATGGAACTGCATGGGCGGTTGCATCACATTCCTAATCCACAGAGGCAGCGATTGATTAATCAAGCGCTGGAGTATGTGCAGCTAACAGAACGACGGGATGATTTAGTCAAAACCTTGTCTGGGGGAATGAAGCGCCGCTTGCAAATTGCTAGAGCACTGTTGCATCAACCTAAGATTCTGTTTCTAGATGAGCCAACGGTGGGACTAGATCCCCAAACCAGGCGTAGGCTGTGGGAAATCATCCTCGATCTGAATCAGCAGGGGATGACGATGCTGCTGACGACGCATTATATGGATGAAGTTGAGTATTTGTGCGATCGCATAGGCATTATGGATGGCGGCAACCTAATTTCACTAGGAACGCTGCAACAGATGCGCTCTGCTCACGGTGAAGGCTTGGTGATGAAGCAAGTAGGCGAACGCTGGGAATATCTCTTTTTCCCCACTCTGGAACAAGCAAATGCCTACCTAGATCAACAAAATGATAAAATGGGCATGATGGTGCGTCCCTCCAACCTGGAAGATATATTTGTAGAACTCACCGGTCGTCAGCTAGATTGA